In a single window of the Solea senegalensis isolate Sse05_10M linkage group LG1, IFAPA_SoseM_1, whole genome shotgun sequence genome:
- the LOC122779718 gene encoding angiomotin-like 2a encodes MTSTEEPSGTVLHRLIQEQLRYGNPTDTRTLLAIQQQALRGGSGSNSGPSSGGDMGRSPRSSLESLNQEDPMFPQLSARQEPQGQEHQGDYHHSESGYQLYQLHGEELPTYEEAKAQSQYLASHWTSTGPIRQLHEGKLLHEGVFHEEGDMVEPKCSHVRSLSEHRMQISLERNDAAFKAETLNSASHSYPELPYYSPPTHQSTGLSLGKHSPPPDYSVPVQGQGFIPHQVQEPVQAQQHRYVQSGQPAEVSCYTFSSLPPAGLEEPNQVELLLMENERLRQELEAHKEKSGRIEKLEQEIQRISEAYETLMQGSSKRENLEQTLRRRLVSEIRRLQDFNRDLRENLENARTHVAKEVQAADHNQHIMAKLLEQNEEQNFERERVERELQRLRTTAEEQSLRAKRLDEALEAARGRGRQLEEELRRKRAYVEKVERLQSALAQLQSTCEKRESLEMKLRTRLEQELKSLRAQQRQTQPPGVTMSSLQERLREREERILALEADMVRWEQKYLEESTMRQFAMEVAATAAAQRDTTIINHSPCHSSNNSFNEDLPVADYRNQEMENRIRALYAQILEKDAVIKILNQRLHQDQGRKDEQNPRTSHLNIAGAPLRPASSTPSICTFKSNTKTRGKSLSDDQTLPNRQFSAQSEPGTLERHTEGTNPKEATGTTKLHSDKAAPKKLLLNPFRGLEELESEAVEIFI; translated from the exons atgacgTCCACCGAAGAGCCGTCTGGCACGGTCCTGCACCGACTCATCCAGGAGCAGCTACGCTATGGAAACCCCACGGACACCCGTACCTTGTTAGCCATCCAGCAGCAGGCTCTGCGTGGAGGCAGTGGGAGCAACAGTGGACCCAGCAGTGGAGGAGACATGGGCAGGAGTCCACGATCCTCTCTGGAGAGTCTCAACCAGGAGGACCCTATGTTCCCCCAGCTCTCTGCGAGGCAGGAGCCTCAGGGCCAGGAGCACCAGGGAGACTACCACCACTCAGAAAGTGGTTATCAGCTCTACCAGCTGCACGGAGAGGAGCTGCCAACGTATGAGGAGGCCAAAGCGCAATCTCAGTATCTTGCCTCTCACTGGACCTCCACGGGCCCAATCAGGCAACTCCACGAAGGGAAGCTCCTTCATGAGGGGGTCTTCCACGAGGAGGGAGATATGGTGGAGCCCAAGTGCAGCCATGTGCGGTCGCTCAGTGAGCATCGTATGCAGATATCTCTGGAGAGGAACGATGCAGCCTTTAAAGCAGAGACACTAAACAGCGCCTCGCACAGTTACCCCGAGCTGCCTTACTACAGCCCACCAACCCACCAGAGCACAGGGCTGAGTTTGGGCAAACATAGCCCCCCTCCAGATTACTCAGTCCCTGTTCAGGGTCAAGGATTTATCCCTCACCAGGTCCAGGAGCCAGTGCAGGCACAGCAGCACAG GTATGTACAGTCAGGCCAGCCGGCTGAAGTCTCCTGCTACACGTTCTCCAGCCTGCCACCTGCTGGTTTGGAGGAGCCCAACCAGGTGGAACTGCTGCTGATGGAGAATGAGAGGTTGAGGCAAGAGCTGGAGGCACACAAGGAGAAAAGTGGCCGTATTGAGAAG CTGGAGCAGGAGATCCAGCGAATTTCAGAGGCCTATGAGACACTGATGCAGGGCAGCAGTAAGAGAGAGAACCTCGAGCAGACACTGAGGAGGCGGCTGGTGTCTGAGATCAGGAGGCTGCAGGATTTCAACAGAGACCTCAGAG AAAACCTGGAAAATGCCAGGACGCATGTTGCAAAAGAAGTTCAAGCAGCCGACCATAATCAGCACATCATGGCCAAACTCCTTGAACAAA ATGAGGAGCAGAACTTCGAGCGGGAGCGCGTAGAGCGAGAGCTGCAGCGCTTGCGAACCACGGCGGAGGAGCAGAGCCTCAGGGCCAAGCGACTTGATGAGGCCTTGGAGGCGGCTCGAGGACGAGGCCGTCAGCTTGAGGAGGAgttgaggaggaagagagcaTATGTGGAGAAGGTGGAGAGGCTTCAGAGTGCTTTGGCTCAGCTACAGTCCACCTGTGAGAAGAGGGAGAGTCTTGAGATGAAGCTGAGGACACGACTTGAGCAGGAGCTGAAGAGTCTGAGGGCGCAACAG AGGCAAACCCAGCCACCAGGAGTGACCATGAGCTCCCTCCAAGAGCGTCTGCGTGAGCGGGAGGAGCGAATCCTAGCACTTGAGGCCGACATGGTGCGCTGGGAGCAGAAGTACTTGGAGGAAAGCACCATGAGGCAGTTTGCCATGGAGGtggctgccactgctgctgcgcAGAG AGACACCACCATCATTAACCACTCCCCCTGCCACTCCTCTAACAACAGTTTCAACGAAGACCTGCCAGTTGCTGACTACAGGAATCAAGAGATGGAGAACAG GATCCGTGCTCTTTACGCTCAGATCTTAGAAAAGGACGCAGTGATCAAGATCCTCAACCAGCGGTTGCATCAGGACCAGGGGCGGAAGGATGAGCAAAATCCCCGAACAAGTCACCTGAACATAGCGGGGGCACCTCTCCGACCGGCCTCTTCCACCCCCTCCATCTGCACCTTCAAGAGTAACACAAAGACTAGAG GTAAGAGTCTTTCCGATGATCAGACTTTGCCAAACCGTCAGTTCTCTGCTCAATCAGAACCTGGAACATTAGAGCGGCACACGGAGGGAACCAACCCCAAAGAGGCCACCGGCACAACTAAGCTCCACAGTG ACAAGGCAGCTCCTAAGAAGTTGCTATTAAACCCTTTCAGAGGCCTGGAAGAGCTGGAGTCGGAGGCAGTGGAgatcttcatttaa
- the aire gene encoding LOW QUALITY PROTEIN: autoimmune regulator (The sequence of the model RefSeq protein was modified relative to this genomic sequence to represent the inferred CDS: inserted 2 bases in 1 codon; substituted 1 base at 1 genomic stop codon) produces the protein MSRVEAFRDKNLRSLLRELRTDIAMAVDDPFPLVYGLADKNIITDQMLKVSKNAQSFKPXMLLVXLTSAVCVVLQDTLEKQSSEGIHKAMYSLLSCVLEQSRSTVQAFWRNMTKDYNLDSYPKLHTLVTHLHSKRDTTGSKSEKKSSGCDKTPHVKKRSHEERKNSSNKFSQYHAKTSDGPGGKVKLYRVKSEAPASQLQSGNSVQPVSSSVQRGVVLSSSSSSTELSISHKPSETIHIKQVFGSDVLKTSAGSARKCINIGGDFYSQGPLEETSSASVSTFYHKVETTTGTGHYNDDECTVCKDGGELICCDGCPRAFHLTCLDPPLTSIPCGTWQCEVCCENRVKREEPLLPLQSLVAQPQQTNSIIDTAFYSSLSSSPLTSICADSTNRLTARNHSSGVNQLSVREVCGVCRLGGGDLTRCLQCFERFHVHCLFSKGRSICLSCSRPWASSAEKEAESRGTQVAPVGQNTLSHDHGSSVPEPILHKDDLDSILADQSSIDGILQWAFNNISRTLPDSQGCYQ, from the exons ATGTCCAGAGTAGAGGCTTTCAGGGACAAAAACCTTCGCTCCCTACTGAGGGAGTTGCGAACTGACATTGCGATGGCTGTGGACGACCCCTTCCCTCTTGTCTATGGTCTggcagacaaaaacatcatcactgACCAAATGCTTAAGGTGAGCAAAAATGCACAAAGTTTTAAACC GATGCTACTTGTGTAACTTACTTCTGCTGTCTGTGTGGTTCTGCAGGACACTTTAGAGAAGCAGAGCAGTGAGGGGATCCACAAGGCCATGTACTCACTCCTGTCCTGTGTCCTCGAGCAGAGCAGGTCCACCGTCCAGGCTTTCTGGCGCAACATGACCAAAGATTATAACCTGGACAGCTACCCCAAGCTGCATACACTGGTCACTCACCTACACTCGA aaCGAGACACTACAGGTTCCAAGAGTGAGAAGAAATCTTCTGGATGTGACAAAACTCCTCACGTGAAGAAGAGGAGCCatgaggagagaaagaacagtTCCAATAAGTTCTCGCAGTATCATGCAAAGACAAGTGATGGTCCAG GTGGTAAAGTGAAATTGTACAGAGTGAAGAGCGAAGCTCCAGCATCTCAGCTACAATCTGGAAATa GTGTGCAGCCAGTGTCCTCCTCAGTCCAGAGGGGAGTcgtcctgtcctcctcctcctcctccactgagcTGTCAATCAGCCACAAACCCAGTGAGACGATCCACATCAAGCAGGTGTTTGGCTCAGATG TACTGAAGACATCAGCAGGGAGTGCCAGGAAGTGCATCAACATCGGTGGAGATTTTTACTCCCAGGGTCCATTAGAGGAGACGAGCTCAGCGTCCGTGTCCACTTTTTACCACAAGGTGGAGACAACCACAGGCACA gGCCATTATAATGATGAcgagtgtactgtatgtaaggATGGAGGAGAGCTGATCTGTTGTGATGGTTGCCCTCGAGCTTTTCATCTGACCTGCCTTGACCCTCCACTCACGTCCATACCATG TGGCACGTGGCAGTGTGAGGTATGCTGTGAGAACAGAGTGAAAAGAGAGGAACCGCTGCTACCTTTACAA TCACTCGTGGCCCAGCCTCAGCAAACCAACTCCATCATAGACACCGCCTTCTACTCCTCGCTGTCGTCCTCTCCGCTCACAAGTATCTGTGCAGATTCTACGAATCGTCTCACTGCCAGAAACCAT AGCTCAGGTGTGAATCAACTCAGTGTGAGAGAAGTGTGTGGCGTCTGTCGCCTCGGTGGAGGAGACTTGACCCGATGCCTCCAGTGTTTTGAGCGTTTCCATGTGCACTGCCTCTTCTCCAA agggaGATCCATCTGCTTGTCCTGCTCCAGACCCTGGGCCAGCTCTGCAGAAAAAGAGGCTGAATCCAGAggcacacag gtcGCCCCAGTGGGTCAGAACACACTCAGTCATGATCACGGCTCTTCAGTCCCTGAACCCATCCTGCATAAGGACGATCTGGACTCCATCCTGGCAGAT CAGAGCTCCATTGACGGCATCTTACAATGGGCTTTCAACAACATATCCCGAACTCTTCCAGACTCACAAGGATGTTACCAGTGA
- the rab6bb gene encoding RAB6B, member RAS oncogene family b: MSAGGDLGNPLRKFKLVFLGEQSVGKTSLITRFMYDSFDNTYQATIGIDFLSKTMYLEDRTVRLQLWDTAGQERFRSLIPSYIRDSTVAVVVYDITNVNSFQQTCKWIDDVRTERGSDVIIMLVGNKTDLEEKRQITIEEGEQRAKELNVMFIETSAKTGSNVKQLFRRVAAALPGMESLDDANPEGMIDIKLDKPAEPSVPEGGCSC, encoded by the exons ATGTCAGCTGGAGGAGATCTAGGGAACCCTCTGAGGAAATTTAAACTCGTGTTTTTGGGAGAGCAGAGCG TGGGGAAAACATCTCTCATCACTAGATTCATGTACGACAGCTTTGACAACACGTATCAG GCGACCATTGGAATTGACTTCCTATCAAAGACCATGTACCTGGAAGACCGAACA gtaagACTCCAGCTGTGGGATACAGCTGGACAGGAGCGTTTCAGGAGCCTCATCCCAAGCTACATACGAGATTCTACTGTGGCTGTGGTTGTCTATGACATTACAA ATGTGAACTCATTCCAGCAGACATGCAAGTGGATTGATGATGTCAGGACGGAGAGGggaagtgatgtcatcatcatgTTAGTCGGCAACAAAACAGATCTGGAGGAGAAGAG gcAAATCACGATCGAGGAAGGCGAGCAGAGAGCCAAGGAGCTCAACGTCATGTTCATCGAGACAAGTGCCAAAACAGGCTCCAATGTCAAACAG CTGTTTCGTCGAGTTGCAGCAGCCCTACCTGGAATGGAAAGCTTGGACGATGCAAACCCTGAAGGCA TGATCGACATCAAGCTGGACAAACCGGCGGAGCCTAGTGTCCCCGAGGGCGGTTGCTCATGTTAA
- the LOC122766138 gene encoding espin-like protein isoform X3 — protein sequence MENIKQPVKEVPPLPRHPVAVPAASMSRKHTTGSMQHLQLASSVVTSFNHLKPPERDLTLMSRMRSLKSLRHAGFTAVFTGQSRLDSEEVSDEVPVLDVILADIDSLVPTHDEAGRPIAEWKRQVMVKQLQVRLQDEEEQTTQEMTNGHTTVDSWKFCQAHNAVLGPFGELLTQDDLVYLQQQIETLSLQKHCQAYELELDRLTKELRAILPDPIVNISLNKEVLQQMNSEGKTHLILPALCSRISEIVKSMSLLVANLTQTRDSRVERRIVGSVKKEIEAFQGVKDLDQRLMQQGQAMVPAHVETSSGYRIPHIGMASAFSHRLEANSYSRERRERVEREIQQSGVSVRNLRSNFEGQIGGIFPFAGVVKGGHGLKSQTMVVASAVNCDKSSTGPSCEVSCCEAAKKFIPVIETTSLRKERIVVLFLSHWKKSAYAISLRTAKRAREEETGRRSRITSMFQFCQQRSAVNKILNTWKKKLELKEMQTPCLSTSLTPQSRLVTYSPEQFLPDVNGVAVSHDSLTLNLFMLGYFRILEQELSPEERKMRHLLCFEVFDRVGSVSWERLLDYHKAVLQEIQAGRRQWSDGFEDITVCFFGASGPCCGPPSQSLSSSSLLPDSKLVPKVVVQTASPDESSNNTDFSGLNNEDICKYIDRSFAFWKEKESELFDLEQ from the exons ATGGAGAACATCAAG CAGCCAGTAAAAGAGGTGCCCCCCTTGCCTCGGCACCCTGTCGCCGTTCCCGCTGCCTCCATGTCCAGAAAACACACCACAGGCTCCATGCAGCACCTACAGTTGGCTTCGTCAG TTGTGACGTCGTTCAATCATCTGAAGCCTCCGGAGAGAGATCTCACCCTCATGTCTCGTATGAGATCTCTCAAGTCTCTGAGGCACGCTGGCTTCACTGCCGTCTTCACTGGACAATCG AGGCTTGACAGCGAGGAGGTTTCAGACGAGGTGCCTGTCCTCGATGTGATTCTGGCTGACATCGACTCCCTGGTGCCCACTCATGACGAGGCCGGTCGCCCCATAGCAGAGTGGAAACGACAGGTGATGgtgaagcagctgcaggtcAGGCTGCAGGATGAGGAGGAACAGACCACACAG GAAATGACTAATGGCCATACAACAGTGGATAGCTGGAAGTTCTGCCAAGCCCACAATGCAGTCTTGGGGCCTTTCGGTGAGCTCCTAACGCAGGACGACTTGGtttacctgcagcagcagattgaGACTCTTTCACTCCAGAAACACTGTCAGGCCTATGAGCTGGAGCTGGACAGGCTAACCAAGGAGCTGAGGGCCATTTTACCTGATCCTATTGTCAACATCTCCCTCAACAAAGAGGTCTTGCAGCAGATGAATTCAGAGGGGAAAACGCACCTGATTTTGCCTGCCTTGTGCAGTCGTATTTCAGAGATCGTTAAGAGTATGTCTTTGCTTGTGGCCAATCTGACCCAAACCAGAGATTCGAGGGTTGAGAGGAGAATAGTGGGAAGCGTGAAGAAGGAGATTGAAGCTTTTCAGGGTGTAAAAGATTTAGACCAGAGACTCATGCAGCAAGGCCAGGCGATGGTGCCAGCACATGTGGAGACCTCTAGTGGATATAGGATACCTCACATAGGTATGGCTTCTGCTTTCAGCCATCGTTTGGAGGCCAACAGCTACAGCAGAGAACGGAGAGAGAGGGTAGAGAGGGAGATCCAGCAGTCTGGGGTGTCGGTCAGAAACCTCAGATCCAACTTTGAAGGTCAGATCGGTGGAATTTTTCCCTTTGCTGGAGTTGTGAAAGGAGGCCATGGCTTAAAGAGCCAGACTATGGTTGTGGCTTCAGCAGTTAATTGTGACAAATCCAGCACAGGCCCCAGCTGTGAGGTGAGCTGCTGTGAAGCTGCTAAAAAATTTATACCTGTTATTGAAACAACCAGCTTGAGGAAAGAGCGCATAGTGGTGCTGTTCCTGAGCCACTGGAAGAAGTCTGCCTACGCCATTTCATTAAGAACAGCAAAGAGGGCACGTGAGGAAGAGACAGGGAGACGAAGTCGAATCACCTCCATGTTTCAGTTCTGCCAACAACGAAGTGCTGTGAACAAGATACTCAACACCTGGAAGAAGAAGCTTGAACTAAAAGAGATGCAAACGCCCTGTTTGTCTACGTCACTGACACCCCAGTCGAGACTGGTAACCTACTCCCCAGAGCAGTTCCTGCCTGATGTGAATGGTGTTGCTGTAAGCCATGACAGCTTGACCCTCAACCTCTTCATGCTGGGATACTTCCGCATCTTAGAGCAGGAACTGTCACCCgaggagaggaagatgaggcACCTCCTCTGCTTTGAGGTCTTTGACCGTGTTGGCAGTGTCTCCTGGGAGAGACTGCTGGATTACCACAAGGCCGTTCTCCAGGAAATCCAGGCTGGGAGACGACAGTGGAGCGACGGCTTCGAAGACATCACAGTTTGTTTCTTTGGGGCCTCGGGACCCTGCTGCGGTCCACCATCGCAATCATTATCATCGTCGTCTTTATTGCCAGATTCTAAACTCGTACCTAAAGTTGTAGTTCAAACTGCCTCTCCAGATGAAAGCAGCAATAACACAGACTTCTCTGGTCTCAACAATGAAGACATCTGTAAATACATTGACCGCAGCTTTGCTTTTTGGAAAGAGAAGGAGTCGGAGCTCTTTGACCTTGAACAATAG
- the LOC122766138 gene encoding espin-like protein isoform X1: MHIKKAPPSEAWLQLQLMLLLGLTVYWLLQSEEGPSSVSSSIILCHPSLHHWGSWSLRGLQKRNICGFKTRQLQRAVDMENIKPVKEVPPLPRHPVAVPAASMSRKHTTGSMQHLQLASSVVTSFNHLKPPERDLTLMSRMRSLKSLRHAGFTAVFTGQSRLDSEEVSDEVPVLDVILADIDSLVPTHDEAGRPIAEWKRQVMVKQLQVRLQDEEEQTTQEMTNGHTTVDSWKFCQAHNAVLGPFGELLTQDDLVYLQQQIETLSLQKHCQAYELELDRLTKELRAILPDPIVNISLNKEVLQQMNSEGKTHLILPALCSRISEIVKSMSLLVANLTQTRDSRVERRIVGSVKKEIEAFQGVKDLDQRLMQQGQAMVPAHVETSSGYRIPHIGMASAFSHRLEANSYSRERRERVEREIQQSGVSVRNLRSNFEGQIGGIFPFAGVVKGGHGLKSQTMVVASAVNCDKSSTGPSCEVSCCEAAKKFIPVIETTSLRKERIVVLFLSHWKKSAYAISLRTAKRAREEETGRRSRITSMFQFCQQRSAVNKILNTWKKKLELKEMQTPCLSTSLTPQSRLVTYSPEQFLPDVNGVAVSHDSLTLNLFMLGYFRILEQELSPEERKMRHLLCFEVFDRVGSVSWERLLDYHKAVLQEIQAGRRQWSDGFEDITVCFFGASGPCCGPPSQSLSSSSLLPDSKLVPKVVVQTASPDESSNNTDFSGLNNEDICKYIDRSFAFWKEKESELFDLEQ, from the exons ATGCACATAAAGAAGGCCCCCCCATCTGAGGCttggctccagctccagttGATGCTGCTCCTTGGTCTTACTGTATACTGGCTGCTTCAGAGTGAAGAGGGACCGTCTTCTGTTTCATCAAGTATCATTTTGTGCCATCCCTCT cTGCACCATTGGGGGTCTTGGTCACTTAGAGGATTACA aaagAGGAACATCTGTGGCTTTAAAACACGACAGTTACAAAGAGCAGTCGACATGGAGAACATCAAG CCAGTAAAAGAGGTGCCCCCCTTGCCTCGGCACCCTGTCGCCGTTCCCGCTGCCTCCATGTCCAGAAAACACACCACAGGCTCCATGCAGCACCTACAGTTGGCTTCGTCAG TTGTGACGTCGTTCAATCATCTGAAGCCTCCGGAGAGAGATCTCACCCTCATGTCTCGTATGAGATCTCTCAAGTCTCTGAGGCACGCTGGCTTCACTGCCGTCTTCACTGGACAATCG AGGCTTGACAGCGAGGAGGTTTCAGACGAGGTGCCTGTCCTCGATGTGATTCTGGCTGACATCGACTCCCTGGTGCCCACTCATGACGAGGCCGGTCGCCCCATAGCAGAGTGGAAACGACAGGTGATGgtgaagcagctgcaggtcAGGCTGCAGGATGAGGAGGAACAGACCACACAG GAAATGACTAATGGCCATACAACAGTGGATAGCTGGAAGTTCTGCCAAGCCCACAATGCAGTCTTGGGGCCTTTCGGTGAGCTCCTAACGCAGGACGACTTGGtttacctgcagcagcagattgaGACTCTTTCACTCCAGAAACACTGTCAGGCCTATGAGCTGGAGCTGGACAGGCTAACCAAGGAGCTGAGGGCCATTTTACCTGATCCTATTGTCAACATCTCCCTCAACAAAGAGGTCTTGCAGCAGATGAATTCAGAGGGGAAAACGCACCTGATTTTGCCTGCCTTGTGCAGTCGTATTTCAGAGATCGTTAAGAGTATGTCTTTGCTTGTGGCCAATCTGACCCAAACCAGAGATTCGAGGGTTGAGAGGAGAATAGTGGGAAGCGTGAAGAAGGAGATTGAAGCTTTTCAGGGTGTAAAAGATTTAGACCAGAGACTCATGCAGCAAGGCCAGGCGATGGTGCCAGCACATGTGGAGACCTCTAGTGGATATAGGATACCTCACATAGGTATGGCTTCTGCTTTCAGCCATCGTTTGGAGGCCAACAGCTACAGCAGAGAACGGAGAGAGAGGGTAGAGAGGGAGATCCAGCAGTCTGGGGTGTCGGTCAGAAACCTCAGATCCAACTTTGAAGGTCAGATCGGTGGAATTTTTCCCTTTGCTGGAGTTGTGAAAGGAGGCCATGGCTTAAAGAGCCAGACTATGGTTGTGGCTTCAGCAGTTAATTGTGACAAATCCAGCACAGGCCCCAGCTGTGAGGTGAGCTGCTGTGAAGCTGCTAAAAAATTTATACCTGTTATTGAAACAACCAGCTTGAGGAAAGAGCGCATAGTGGTGCTGTTCCTGAGCCACTGGAAGAAGTCTGCCTACGCCATTTCATTAAGAACAGCAAAGAGGGCACGTGAGGAAGAGACAGGGAGACGAAGTCGAATCACCTCCATGTTTCAGTTCTGCCAACAACGAAGTGCTGTGAACAAGATACTCAACACCTGGAAGAAGAAGCTTGAACTAAAAGAGATGCAAACGCCCTGTTTGTCTACGTCACTGACACCCCAGTCGAGACTGGTAACCTACTCCCCAGAGCAGTTCCTGCCTGATGTGAATGGTGTTGCTGTAAGCCATGACAGCTTGACCCTCAACCTCTTCATGCTGGGATACTTCCGCATCTTAGAGCAGGAACTGTCACCCgaggagaggaagatgaggcACCTCCTCTGCTTTGAGGTCTTTGACCGTGTTGGCAGTGTCTCCTGGGAGAGACTGCTGGATTACCACAAGGCCGTTCTCCAGGAAATCCAGGCTGGGAGACGACAGTGGAGCGACGGCTTCGAAGACATCACAGTTTGTTTCTTTGGGGCCTCGGGACCCTGCTGCGGTCCACCATCGCAATCATTATCATCGTCGTCTTTATTGCCAGATTCTAAACTCGTACCTAAAGTTGTAGTTCAAACTGCCTCTCCAGATGAAAGCAGCAATAACACAGACTTCTCTGGTCTCAACAATGAAGACATCTGTAAATACATTGACCGCAGCTTTGCTTTTTGGAAAGAGAAGGAGTCGGAGCTCTTTGACCTTGAACAATAG
- the LOC122766138 gene encoding espin-like protein isoform X2: protein MVSLSVQLHHWGSWSLRGLQKRNICGFKTRQLQRAVDMENIKQPVKEVPPLPRHPVAVPAASMSRKHTTGSMQHLQLASSVVTSFNHLKPPERDLTLMSRMRSLKSLRHAGFTAVFTGQSRLDSEEVSDEVPVLDVILADIDSLVPTHDEAGRPIAEWKRQVMVKQLQVRLQDEEEQTTQEMTNGHTTVDSWKFCQAHNAVLGPFGELLTQDDLVYLQQQIETLSLQKHCQAYELELDRLTKELRAILPDPIVNISLNKEVLQQMNSEGKTHLILPALCSRISEIVKSMSLLVANLTQTRDSRVERRIVGSVKKEIEAFQGVKDLDQRLMQQGQAMVPAHVETSSGYRIPHIGMASAFSHRLEANSYSRERRERVEREIQQSGVSVRNLRSNFEGQIGGIFPFAGVVKGGHGLKSQTMVVASAVNCDKSSTGPSCEVSCCEAAKKFIPVIETTSLRKERIVVLFLSHWKKSAYAISLRTAKRAREEETGRRSRITSMFQFCQQRSAVNKILNTWKKKLELKEMQTPCLSTSLTPQSRLVTYSPEQFLPDVNGVAVSHDSLTLNLFMLGYFRILEQELSPEERKMRHLLCFEVFDRVGSVSWERLLDYHKAVLQEIQAGRRQWSDGFEDITVCFFGASGPCCGPPSQSLSSSSLLPDSKLVPKVVVQTASPDESSNNTDFSGLNNEDICKYIDRSFAFWKEKESELFDLEQ, encoded by the exons atggtctctctctctgtacagcTGCACCATTGGGGGTCTTGGTCACTTAGAGGATTACA aaagAGGAACATCTGTGGCTTTAAAACACGACAGTTACAAAGAGCAGTCGACATGGAGAACATCAAG CAGCCAGTAAAAGAGGTGCCCCCCTTGCCTCGGCACCCTGTCGCCGTTCCCGCTGCCTCCATGTCCAGAAAACACACCACAGGCTCCATGCAGCACCTACAGTTGGCTTCGTCAG TTGTGACGTCGTTCAATCATCTGAAGCCTCCGGAGAGAGATCTCACCCTCATGTCTCGTATGAGATCTCTCAAGTCTCTGAGGCACGCTGGCTTCACTGCCGTCTTCACTGGACAATCG AGGCTTGACAGCGAGGAGGTTTCAGACGAGGTGCCTGTCCTCGATGTGATTCTGGCTGACATCGACTCCCTGGTGCCCACTCATGACGAGGCCGGTCGCCCCATAGCAGAGTGGAAACGACAGGTGATGgtgaagcagctgcaggtcAGGCTGCAGGATGAGGAGGAACAGACCACACAG GAAATGACTAATGGCCATACAACAGTGGATAGCTGGAAGTTCTGCCAAGCCCACAATGCAGTCTTGGGGCCTTTCGGTGAGCTCCTAACGCAGGACGACTTGGtttacctgcagcagcagattgaGACTCTTTCACTCCAGAAACACTGTCAGGCCTATGAGCTGGAGCTGGACAGGCTAACCAAGGAGCTGAGGGCCATTTTACCTGATCCTATTGTCAACATCTCCCTCAACAAAGAGGTCTTGCAGCAGATGAATTCAGAGGGGAAAACGCACCTGATTTTGCCTGCCTTGTGCAGTCGTATTTCAGAGATCGTTAAGAGTATGTCTTTGCTTGTGGCCAATCTGACCCAAACCAGAGATTCGAGGGTTGAGAGGAGAATAGTGGGAAGCGTGAAGAAGGAGATTGAAGCTTTTCAGGGTGTAAAAGATTTAGACCAGAGACTCATGCAGCAAGGCCAGGCGATGGTGCCAGCACATGTGGAGACCTCTAGTGGATATAGGATACCTCACATAGGTATGGCTTCTGCTTTCAGCCATCGTTTGGAGGCCAACAGCTACAGCAGAGAACGGAGAGAGAGGGTAGAGAGGGAGATCCAGCAGTCTGGGGTGTCGGTCAGAAACCTCAGATCCAACTTTGAAGGTCAGATCGGTGGAATTTTTCCCTTTGCTGGAGTTGTGAAAGGAGGCCATGGCTTAAAGAGCCAGACTATGGTTGTGGCTTCAGCAGTTAATTGTGACAAATCCAGCACAGGCCCCAGCTGTGAGGTGAGCTGCTGTGAAGCTGCTAAAAAATTTATACCTGTTATTGAAACAACCAGCTTGAGGAAAGAGCGCATAGTGGTGCTGTTCCTGAGCCACTGGAAGAAGTCTGCCTACGCCATTTCATTAAGAACAGCAAAGAGGGCACGTGAGGAAGAGACAGGGAGACGAAGTCGAATCACCTCCATGTTTCAGTTCTGCCAACAACGAAGTGCTGTGAACAAGATACTCAACACCTGGAAGAAGAAGCTTGAACTAAAAGAGATGCAAACGCCCTGTTTGTCTACGTCACTGACACCCCAGTCGAGACTGGTAACCTACTCCCCAGAGCAGTTCCTGCCTGATGTGAATGGTGTTGCTGTAAGCCATGACAGCTTGACCCTCAACCTCTTCATGCTGGGATACTTCCGCATCTTAGAGCAGGAACTGTCACCCgaggagaggaagatgaggcACCTCCTCTGCTTTGAGGTCTTTGACCGTGTTGGCAGTGTCTCCTGGGAGAGACTGCTGGATTACCACAAGGCCGTTCTCCAGGAAATCCAGGCTGGGAGACGACAGTGGAGCGACGGCTTCGAAGACATCACAGTTTGTTTCTTTGGGGCCTCGGGACCCTGCTGCGGTCCACCATCGCAATCATTATCATCGTCGTCTTTATTGCCAGATTCTAAACTCGTACCTAAAGTTGTAGTTCAAACTGCCTCTCCAGATGAAAGCAGCAATAACACAGACTTCTCTGGTCTCAACAATGAAGACATCTGTAAATACATTGACCGCAGCTTTGCTTTTTGGAAAGAGAAGGAGTCGGAGCTCTTTGACCTTGAACAATAG